One window of the Candidatus Zixiibacteriota bacterium genome contains the following:
- a CDS encoding Glycyl-radical enzyme activating protein family, producing MKTVGTIFDLKRFTIHDGPGIRTTVFFKGCPLDCWWCHNPESRRSGVESVSVGPGKEGTPHKDHKTPLGREVISEEVFEQVARDILFYDNSGGGVTFSGGEPMFQIDFLGELLRRCRDEGIHTAVDTCGHAPSDDFRRILPFADLFLFDLKLINDGEHIVYTGVSNREILCNLKMLSESGGNIIIRIPMIPGITDTWENLKGIAEFLESIKSIRRISLLPYNKLGEDKRERYQMPGRLSPLDTQSNSELLERSDYLQSKGYEVQIGG from the coding sequence ATGAAAACTGTCGGCACTATTTTTGACCTGAAACGTTTTACCATCCACGACGGCCCCGGCATCAGAACAACGGTGTTTTTTAAGGGATGTCCTCTTGACTGCTGGTGGTGCCATAATCCCGAAAGCCGCCGTTCTGGAGTCGAATCTGTTTCTGTCGGGCCGGGGAAAGAGGGCACACCGCATAAGGACCATAAGACCCCATTGGGCCGAGAAGTTATATCGGAAGAAGTGTTTGAACAAGTTGCCAGAGATATTCTTTTTTACGACAATTCCGGCGGGGGAGTAACCTTTTCGGGAGGGGAACCGATGTTTCAGATCGACTTTCTGGGGGAGTTATTGCGGCGGTGCCGAGACGAGGGAATTCATACCGCTGTCGATACCTGCGGTCACGCCCCGTCAGACGATTTCAGACGGATTTTGCCCTTTGCCGACCTGTTCTTATTCGACCTGAAATTGATTAACGACGGAGAACATATCGTCTATACCGGCGTATCGAATCGTGAGATTCTGTGCAATCTGAAGATGCTGTCGGAAAGCGGCGGTAACATAATAATCCGCATCCCGATGATACCCGGCATCACGGACACCTGGGAAAACCTGAAAGGGATCGCAGAGTTTCTGGAATCAATCAAATCTATCCGCAGAATTAGCCTTCTCCCTTACAATAAATTGGGCGAAGACAAGAGGGAACGGTATCAGATGCCCGGACGATTATCCCCTCTGGATACTCAGAGCAACTCCGAATTATTGGAAAGATCGGATTATCTGCAATCCAAGGGATATGAAGTGCAGATTGGAGGATAA